The proteins below are encoded in one region of Candidatus Angelobacter sp.:
- the atpD gene encoding F0F1 ATP synthase subunit beta, with product KGGKVGAFGGAGVGKTVVIMELINNIAKLHGGISMFAGVGERTREGNDLYNEMIEAGVIKVKKDAKGHPVIGDNGLPIIEPGSRIGLVYGQMNEPPGARLRVALSALAVTEYFRDEKNQDVLLFVDNIFRFSQAGSEVSALLGRTPSAVGYQPTLAAEMGDLQERITSTKKGSITSFQAVYVPADDLTDPAPATTFAHLDATIVLERSIAELGIYPAVDPLASNSRALSADIVGQEHYDVARGVQKVLQRYKDLQDIIAILGMDELSPEDKLTVFRARKIQRFLSQPFSVAQVFTGREGKQVPVAETVRGFKEILEGKHDDINEMNFYMKGGIDEIKES from the coding sequence GAAGGGCGGCAAGGTCGGCGCGTTCGGCGGCGCCGGGGTCGGCAAGACCGTCGTCATCATGGAACTCATCAACAACATCGCGAAGCTGCACGGCGGTATTTCGATGTTTGCGGGCGTGGGCGAGCGCACGCGCGAAGGCAACGATCTCTACAACGAAATGATCGAAGCCGGTGTCATCAAGGTGAAGAAGGATGCGAAAGGCCATCCGGTGATTGGCGACAACGGATTGCCAATTATCGAGCCAGGTTCCCGTATTGGACTGGTGTACGGCCAGATGAACGAACCCCCCGGCGCGCGTCTCCGCGTTGCCCTCTCGGCGCTGGCGGTGACCGAATACTTCCGCGACGAAAAAAATCAGGACGTGCTCCTGTTCGTGGACAACATTTTTCGGTTCTCGCAGGCGGGTTCGGAAGTATCCGCGTTGCTGGGCCGCACGCCCAGCGCCGTGGGATATCAGCCGACGCTCGCCGCCGAAATGGGCGACCTTCAGGAACGCATCACCTCGACCAAGAAAGGTTCGATCACCTCGTTCCAGGCTGTCTATGTGCCCGCCGACGACCTTACGGATCCCGCGCCGGCAACGACCTTCGCACACCTGGACGCGACCATCGTGTTGGAACGCTCCATTGCCGAGCTGGGTATTTATCCCGCGGTTGATCCACTGGCGTCAAACTCACGCGCTTTGTCCGCCGATATCGTCGGTCAGGAGCATTACGACGTCGCGCGCGGCGTGCAAAAGGTGCTGCAGCGCTACAAGGATTTGCAGGACATCATCGCCATTCTCGGCATGGACGAACTTTCCCCCGAGGACAAACTGACCGTCTTCCGCGCCCGCAAAATCCAGCGCTTCCTGAGCCAGCCGTTCTCCGTCGCGCAGGTGTTCACGGGACGCGAAGGCAAACAGGTGCCCGTGGCCGAAACCGTGCGCGGCTTCAAGGAAATCCTCGAAGGCAAACACGACGACATCAACGAAATGAACTTCTACATGAAGGGCGGCATCGACGAGATTAAAGAGAGTTGA
- a CDS encoding F0F1 ATP synthase subunit epsilon — MATLKLEIVTPEAKIYSEDVDMVTLPGVEGEMGIYPMHVPLMTQVVAGELVARKSGQDHFLAIGEGFVEITGERVAVMTDMAIKAENIDEAKAEEARKRAEARLAEKLDDEEAAMVSAALMHSLAQLKVKRRHHR, encoded by the coding sequence ATGGCCACACTGAAACTCGAAATCGTCACGCCGGAGGCGAAGATTTACTCCGAGGACGTGGACATGGTGACGCTGCCCGGCGTTGAAGGCGAGATGGGCATCTACCCGATGCACGTGCCGTTGATGACCCAGGTGGTGGCCGGCGAACTGGTCGCCCGCAAAAGTGGCCAGGACCACTTCCTCGCGATCGGCGAAGGTTTTGTTGAAATCACCGGTGAACGTGTCGCCGTCATGACCGACATGGCGATCAAGGCGGAGAACATCGACGAGGCCAAGGCCGAGGAGGCCCGGAAACGCGCCGAAGCGCGATTGGCGGAGAAACTCGATGACGAGGAGGCGGCAATGGTCAGCGCCGCGCTCATGCACTCACTGGCGCAGCTCAAAGTGAAACGCCGCCATCATCGCTAG
- a CDS encoding GNAT family N-acetyltransferase: MTDITNPQLIKLKGVLFLLIGILASALLVLEQPSLKIVVLLAIAVWCFCRFYYFAFYVIEHYVDGNYRFSGLWSFFRYLMQRRSGTKPTASARESGKTDDGPTSTFTATELGRDSYEIDAAISRVDWARIHGWLTTSYWTPGISRERVERAARNSALVVGAYTPEGQVGFLRVVSDRTRFAYLADVWVDEAHRSRGIARSMVRFALQHPEFASVNCWMLATADAQGVYRGLGFGPLTQPERWMEFRRATEGEFSGKAGVEQT, translated from the coding sequence CGCCTCGGCGTTGCTTGTCCTTGAGCAGCCGTCACTGAAGATAGTGGTCCTGCTGGCCATTGCCGTCTGGTGTTTTTGCCGGTTCTATTATTTCGCGTTCTACGTCATCGAACATTACGTGGACGGCAACTATCGGTTCTCGGGGCTGTGGTCGTTCTTTCGTTACCTGATGCAAAGGCGAAGCGGCACGAAACCGACTGCATCCGCCAGAGAAAGTGGAAAAACAGATGACGGACCGACCTCAACATTCACCGCGACCGAACTGGGCCGGGACAGCTACGAGATCGACGCCGCGATTTCGCGTGTGGATTGGGCGCGGATCCACGGGTGGTTGACGACCTCGTATTGGACGCCCGGCATTTCGCGGGAGCGGGTGGAACGCGCCGCAAGAAATTCAGCGCTGGTCGTAGGCGCATACACACCGGAAGGACAGGTCGGATTTCTGCGCGTCGTGTCCGACCGGACGCGGTTTGCCTATCTGGCGGATGTCTGGGTGGATGAAGCGCATCGCAGCCGCGGCATTGCGCGGTCCATGGTGCGGTTCGCCCTGCAACACCCCGAATTCGCTTCGGTGAATTGCTGGATGCTGGCGACGGCGGACGCGCAGGGCGTTTACCGCGGGCTGGGTTTTGGCCCGTTGACGCAGCCCGAACGCTGGATGGAATTCCGTCGGGCGACAGAAGGCGAGTTCTCCGGTAAAGCGGGCGTGGAGCAAACCTGA